The stretch of DNA CCAACGATGTGGTAAAACAACGCGAAGAACTATCCAAGCTCTATAAAGAAAATAAAACCAGTATGACTGCCGGCTGTTTGCCATTGCTGATTCAAATTCCCATCTTGATTCCGCTTTATAGTGTTTTGCGTTATTCCCTCGATATGCGAAATGCTTCGTTTTGTTTATGGCTGAAAGACCTCTCCGAGCCAGATCCTTATATGATTCTCCCAATTATTATGGGTGGATTTATGCTTTTACAATCGTTGATGATGCGACCCAAAAATGTAGATACTTCGAATATGACGGAACAGCAAAAAATGCAGCAGTCCCAGATGAAAATTATGACTTGGGGTATGCCGATTTTTATGATTATCATCTTTCGTAGTATGCCTGCAGGTTTGGTTTTATACTGGACAACCTTCAATGTGCTGTCCATCATTCATCAATACTATCTTACCAAATACATCAAGAAAAAGGAAAATCAATGACCACTATAGATAAAAGCGGAACATCTCTGGAAGATATTATCAGAGATTTCCGCAAGGATTATAACATTCACGATTGGGAACTGCAATACGAAATCTTAAAAAAACCCTCCAAAGGCATTTTTGGACTTTTTGCCCACAAACTTGCCGTAGTGCGTTTCCAACTACCTACTACACAGGATAGAGCTAAACTTTTTATGCAGGCCTTACTGGAAAAAATGGGCATTAAATATGCCTCCTTAAACAGTAAAATGGAAGGCAAATCTATTTATCTCGAAATAAACGGTTCCGCCGATTCCGGTTTTTTAATCGGCAAAAACGGTTCTATGCTCGATAATTTGCAATACTTGATAAATCGTATTTTTGAAACCGACCGCCAGGTGGAAAAAATTTACCTGGATGTAGATGGATATAGAGAACGCCAGGCAGACATTTTCATTAAACCCTATATTCCTAAAATACTGCAAGTTAAGCTAAGCGGAAAATCCATTACCTTGGAACCGATGACCGCTTCCCAAAGACGCATCATTCATCGTTTCGTGGAAAAAGAAAATGGCTTGCGCACTCTTACTATTGGCGAAGGCGAAAAAAAACGCATTGTTATCTTTTCGGCTCGCCAAAACGAAAAAGATGCCCTCTCTCAAAGCAAAGCCATACACCAAAACCGCAACCCTCATCCTGACCATCCAACCAAAAAGCCAGTAACAAAGACCTATCCCAAAAATAATAATGCCAAATCCAAACCGCACTTAAAACAACCTGATAATACGAACTAATATAATTATGATCAAAATCTTTCCTGTCCCCGCCGGTTTTTATTGGTCTGATAGCGGTGCCTTTATGGGTGTTTTACCGTATCCGCTTTGGAGCAAAAAATCCGAAATCGATGAACGCTTTCGCCGCAAACTGAATTTGAACCTACTCTTGATTCAAAGCGGAAACCGCAACATTTTAATCGATACGGGATTGGGCAACCGTCTTTCCGCCAAACAAAGAGATATCTATCAACCCGGTGAATTTCTGCTACCTGTTTCGCTTGCGGAATTAGGACTGCAAGATAAAGATATAACAGATGTAATTATGACTCATCTGCATTTTGACCACGCCGGCGGAATTGTTACCGATTTTGGAACTTATGAGGCATTAACTTTCCCCAAAGCCAGGTAT from Candidatus Cloacimonas sp. encodes:
- a CDS encoding R3H domain-containing nucleic acid-binding protein, whose product is MTTIDKSGTSLEDIIRDFRKDYNIHDWELQYEILKKPSKGIFGLFAHKLAVVRFQLPTTQDRAKLFMQALLEKMGIKYASLNSKMEGKSIYLEINGSADSGFLIGKNGSMLDNLQYLINRIFETDRQVEKIYLDVDGYRERQADIFIKPYIPKILQVKLSGKSITLEPMTASQRRIIHRFVEKENGLRTLTIGEGEKKRIVIFSARQNEKDALSQSKAIHQNRNPHPDHPTKKPVTKTYPKNNNAKSKPHLKQPDNTN